In a genomic window of Trichoderma atroviride chromosome 4, complete sequence:
- a CDS encoding uncharacterized protein (EggNog:ENOG41), translating into MSGGWNPITGRDSGSGRPAFSPYGAPQPVQGQAYIPHAGGPGYNFGTVPQYASWPNTAYGYYPTGAAQGFPQYGGMHAQGAYPGFQAPQTFAYQPNGTGNLLPRQPQPYPNIDPTMPAAQMTNTTGGTGCEPGYNYFFPAEHTKAHVFKTNTPHGSSPPQHKSPSKRRIYRATPPWRSCSRDSAARIRRRKRTSASRL; encoded by the coding sequence ATGTCCGGAGGCTGGAACCCCATCACCGGCCGGGACTCGGGATCCGGCCGCCCCGCCTTCTCTCCGTACGGAGCCCCCCAGCCGGTCCAAGGCCAAGCATACATCCCCCATGCTGGCGGTCCAGGCTACAACTTTGGTACAGTGCCTCAATACGCCTCGTGGCCCAACACGGCTTACGGATACTATCCTACAGGCGCCGCCCAAGGCTTCCCGCAGTATGGCGGCATGCATGCCCAGGGAGCCTATCCCGGCTTCCAAGCTCCACAGACATTTGCCTACCAGCCCAACGGAACAGGCAATCTCCTCCCCCGTCAACCACAGCCGTATCCCAACATTGATCCTACCATGCCGGCTGCCCAAATGACAAACACCACCGGCGGCACGGGCTGCGAGCCGGGCTACAACTACTTCTTCCCCGCAGAACACACCAAAGCCCACGTCTTCAAGACCAACACCCCCCATGGCAGCTCCCCCCCACAGCACAAATCCCCTTCAAAGCGGCGCATATACCGTGCAACACCACCATGGCGGAGCTGCTCAAGGGATTCGGCTGCACGAATCCGACGccgaaaaagaacaagtgCTTCGAGGTTGTGA